GTCTGTCCATGACTGATTGAGTAGGCGAGAGCATAACTATATTTATGCTGCCTACTTTCAAACTGCCTTCCGGAATAACCGGTTGCTCATCGCCTATTCCAATTGGTCCTGGGGGAAATTCAACCGTGAATGTTGTGTCGGCATGGATAAAATCTTTTCCGCGACTTTCAAAGCCAAGCTCATGCATCGCTTCTTTTATTCGTTTTTGACTGGCAGAACTTATAAAGTCGAGATCGCTGGATTCATATTTATTGTTCGTGTAAATACTTACAACTGATCCACCTA
Above is a window of Candidatus Obscuribacterales bacterium DNA encoding:
- a CDS encoding nucleotidyltransferase, yielding MKITPKTTREELAAIVVQKLNEHQINAVLVGGSVVSIYTNNKYESSDLDFISSASQKRIKEAMHELGFESRGKDFIHADTTFTVEFPPGPIGIGDEQPVIPEGSLKVGSINIVMLSPTQSVMDRLAWFFHCNDRQCLDQAVWIAEKHPISLEKVESWAGHEGQEEKFKVFLSRLRSI